One Qiania dongpingensis genomic window carries:
- a CDS encoding ABC transporter substrate-binding protein, whose protein sequence is MKDRLTGALLVLSFLILVSAGCGSKNRVMNYENPEDREITTITFFGNKYEPENVAIIEEIISDFMTENPDIRVSYESLKGSGYYEALRKRMASGKGDDVFMVNHDVLLELEGKGQVADLSGLSTLEEYTDLMRSQMDENGKVTWVPTTVSAFGLYCNLDLLKEHGQKVPGNLGEWEAACEYFVKQGITPVIANNDISIKTLAIGRGFYPVYREGRQAEVFERLNGGQEKLSGYLTEGFSVAEELLLCGYIDAEKALDTEKTSDDLQEFAEGESPFMLTGAWAAGRVKGMNQKLTFEVAPLPVLEDGALLVINADTRLSVNAGSEHPDAAMRFVEYFTKAGNIQKFADEQSSFSPLAGGSASAVKEIRPLVSCYEAGRTVIGTDSHLELPIWDLTAEASKRLLSGETLENVMEWMDRQAEIERNEP, encoded by the coding sequence ATGAAAGACAGATTGACAGGAGCGCTGCTCGTCTTATCTTTTCTCATACTTGTCTCTGCCGGATGCGGCAGCAAAAACAGGGTGATGAATTATGAAAATCCGGAAGACCGGGAGATCACGACCATCACGTTTTTTGGAAATAAGTACGAACCGGAAAACGTCGCGATAATTGAAGAGATCATTTCTGATTTTATGACGGAAAACCCGGATATCCGTGTGTCCTATGAGAGCCTGAAAGGAAGCGGCTATTACGAAGCGCTGAGAAAACGGATGGCGTCCGGCAAAGGGGACGATGTCTTCATGGTAAATCATGACGTTCTTCTGGAGCTGGAAGGAAAGGGCCAGGTGGCAGATCTGTCCGGCCTGAGTACCCTGGAGGAATACACAGACCTCATGAGAAGCCAGATGGATGAAAACGGAAAGGTCACCTGGGTACCGACCACTGTTTCGGCTTTTGGACTATACTGCAATCTGGATCTGTTAAAGGAACATGGCCAGAAGGTCCCCGGAAACCTGGGGGAATGGGAAGCGGCCTGTGAGTATTTTGTGAAGCAGGGGATCACGCCGGTCATTGCCAATAATGACATTTCCATAAAGACTCTGGCCATAGGCCGGGGGTTCTATCCGGTTTACCGGGAGGGCCGTCAGGCGGAGGTGTTTGAGCGGCTGAACGGCGGGCAGGAAAAGCTGAGCGGATACCTGACAGAAGGATTCTCTGTCGCGGAGGAACTTTTGCTTTGTGGATATATTGATGCGGAGAAGGCCTTGGACACTGAGAAGACTTCCGACGATCTTCAGGAATTTGCCGAAGGGGAGTCGCCGTTCATGCTCACGGGGGCCTGGGCCGCCGGACGAGTGAAAGGGATGAACCAGAAGCTTACCTTTGAAGTAGCGCCTCTTCCTGTCCTGGAGGATGGCGCGCTGCTTGTCATCAATGCGGATACGCGTCTGAGCGTGAACGCCGGAAGTGAGCATCCCGATGCGGCGATGCGGTTTGTGGAATATTTCACAAAGGCGGGAAATATACAGAAATTTGCGGATGAACAGTCCTCTTTCAGCCCATTGGCCGGAGGAAGCGCCTCCGCGGTGAAAGAGATCCGTCCGCTGGTGTCCTGCTATGAAGCCGGCCGGACTGTTATTGGGACGGACAGCCATCTGGAACTGCCAATTTGGGATTTGACCGCGGAAGCTTCGAAAAGGCTTCTGTCGGGGGAAACGCTGGAGAATGTAATGGAGTGGATGGACCGGCAGGCGGAAATAGAAAGGAATGAGCCTTGA
- a CDS encoding response regulator, with product MKREAGNIKLKITLAAVLVGIILGCMTFFFVSAVQKQLWQQSIGTILESTQQGCSTLRVQLQEEFKVMNTVAGYIDQFTADQSSELEQFVGGYSQVDSGISLYLEDGSCYPAEAREDEKAAEALAETGQNSGIIDPHISSVTGANVFNLYTHVTLQDGTEGFLLKEYEVESIVDSFTLSFYNDSGFSYVVDSGGNVLIRPPHPKSNKTVQNLFDMLSEGENDQASLGQFKQSLLEARTGWATFTYQGEDTVFCYIPLKLQSDWYLISIIPKSVVSAQTNQIVLRTLTLIAAIILGITLLVALYFRYISRTNRKLRSQADYISHLYNAVPEGIALVTVERPYQFLQLNQEGMRLLGCGENALLGILKEKYLEEIVFPEDYEALAEIFRDTAAGKHKNTFENLILKADGSSFWAAGLVEKTLDEDGRPILIMMFHDITAEKLAEEEEEREKLQERMMLVGAVSNVYPVIISLNLSQDTLKFIYTQPGLLVKMGEQETYSELYQDFIPTVHPDNLEEFKRRFEPGYLLRTLGRERNEIFMELRQMLKDGRYHWTSTQIISVENPYSEDKLAILISRRIDEQRYEEEQQRHALESALENAKAASLAKSRFLSNMSHDIRTPMNAIVGMTAIAAAHLDERERTMECLKKIGLSSQHLLSLINDILDMSKIESGKLSLREEPFNLAELVSDVTELVRTQADAGQLRMKLHLAVLKNEAVIGDPLRIRQVCLNILSNAVKYTLPGGNINIELEQEAARQPGYESYVFRCTDSGIGMSEEFLDKLFQPFERAQDSTSSKTVGTGLGMAITKNIVDLMGGVIHVDSKLGEGSAVTVVMPLRVQDVQPEEVPGEWEGVRSLIVDDDRQSCESAAILLEDMGLRAHFVTEAETAVSRIVEAKDSPDPYELVIMDWKMPDMNGVEATRRIRHEVGDEVPVIILTAYDWTEIENEAREAGVTAFLSKPFYRSKICYLLNELSGEKKEGKQIVFSDKKDYTGRRVLLVEDNAMNREIAHELIGEMGPEVEEAFDGAEAVRKMSDSEEGYYDLIFMDIQMPVMDGYEAAKAIRRLKRTDAGKIPIIAMTANAFEEDVRAALHAGMDAHFAKPIDIEELKKLLDQYLKSCDRKKA from the coding sequence ATGAAGCGAGAGGCAGGCAATATAAAACTTAAAATCACCCTGGCGGCTGTGCTCGTCGGCATCATTCTGGGATGTATGACTTTCTTCTTTGTCAGCGCAGTCCAAAAGCAGCTGTGGCAGCAGTCCATCGGCACGATTCTGGAGAGCACCCAGCAGGGCTGCAGTACACTGCGGGTACAGCTTCAGGAAGAATTTAAGGTAATGAATACGGTCGCGGGCTATATAGACCAGTTCACGGCAGATCAGAGCAGTGAGCTGGAGCAGTTCGTAGGAGGCTATAGTCAAGTGGACAGCGGCATCAGCCTGTATCTGGAAGATGGCTCCTGCTATCCGGCGGAAGCGCGGGAAGATGAAAAGGCGGCGGAGGCGCTTGCTGAGACAGGTCAGAATAGTGGAATAATCGATCCGCATATCAGCAGCGTCACAGGCGCCAATGTATTCAACTTGTACACTCATGTCACACTTCAGGACGGGACGGAAGGATTTCTTCTGAAGGAGTATGAGGTAGAGAGTATTGTAGACAGCTTTACCCTTTCTTTTTATAATGATTCCGGGTTTTCCTATGTGGTTGATTCCGGGGGAAATGTGCTGATTCGTCCGCCCCATCCAAAAAGCAATAAAACGGTGCAGAACCTGTTTGATATGCTGTCGGAAGGGGAGAACGATCAGGCCAGCCTGGGGCAGTTTAAACAGTCCCTGCTGGAAGCCAGGACAGGATGGGCTACTTTTACTTACCAGGGGGAGGACACTGTATTCTGCTATATTCCTCTGAAGCTGCAGTCCGACTGGTATTTGATCTCCATCATTCCAAAGAGCGTCGTAAGCGCGCAGACCAACCAGATCGTGCTTCGCACCCTCACTCTGATCGCGGCGATCATATTAGGGATCACTCTGCTGGTGGCGCTTTATTTCCGATATATCAGCCGTACGAACCGGAAGCTGAGAAGTCAGGCGGATTACATCAGTCATCTGTATAATGCGGTGCCGGAAGGAATCGCCCTGGTGACCGTGGAACGGCCCTATCAGTTTCTCCAGCTCAATCAGGAAGGAATGCGTCTTCTGGGCTGCGGGGAAAATGCGCTTTTAGGTATTCTTAAAGAAAAGTACCTCGAAGAGATCGTTTTTCCGGAGGATTATGAGGCACTTGCGGAGATTTTCCGGGATACGGCGGCGGGGAAGCATAAGAATACGTTTGAGAACCTGATATTGAAGGCGGATGGCAGTTCCTTCTGGGCGGCCGGACTCGTGGAAAAGACGCTGGATGAAGACGGCAGGCCGATTCTGATCATGATGTTCCATGATATCACAGCGGAGAAGCTGGCAGAAGAGGAAGAAGAAAGAGAAAAGCTGCAGGAACGGATGATGTTGGTCGGAGCAGTTTCCAATGTCTATCCGGTGATCATCAGCCTGAATCTGAGCCAGGATACACTTAAATTTATTTACACACAGCCTGGACTTCTGGTCAAGATGGGGGAGCAGGAAACGTACAGCGAACTATATCAAGATTTTATCCCTACGGTACATCCGGATAATCTGGAAGAGTTTAAGAGACGTTTTGAGCCGGGATATCTCCTTCGCACATTAGGCAGGGAAAGAAACGAGATATTCATGGAGCTCAGGCAGATGCTTAAGGATGGACGGTACCACTGGACATCGACACAGATCATTTCGGTGGAAAATCCTTATTCCGAGGATAAACTGGCAATTCTGATTTCCCGCCGCATTGACGAACAGCGCTATGAGGAGGAACAGCAGCGCCATGCGCTTGAGAGCGCCCTGGAGAACGCGAAAGCGGCAAGTCTGGCCAAGAGCCGTTTTTTATCCAATATGAGTCACGACATCAGGACTCCTATGAATGCCATTGTCGGCATGACGGCGATTGCCGCCGCCCATCTGGACGAGCGGGAACGAACGATGGAGTGCCTGAAGAAGATAGGCTTATCCAGTCAGCATTTGCTGAGTCTCATCAACGATATATTGGATATGTCCAAAATTGAAAGTGGGAAGCTCTCTCTGCGGGAAGAACCGTTCAACCTTGCGGAGCTGGTCTCCGATGTCACAGAACTGGTCCGGACACAGGCGGATGCGGGACAGCTCCGGATGAAGCTCCACCTCGCGGTGCTTAAAAATGAAGCGGTGATCGGGGATCCGCTCCGCATTCGACAGGTATGCTTAAATATCCTGAGCAATGCCGTTAAATATACGCTGCCTGGAGGAAATATTAATATTGAACTGGAACAGGAAGCGGCCAGACAGCCGGGATATGAAAGCTATGTGTTCCGCTGTACGGACAGTGGGATTGGAATGAGTGAAGAGTTTTTAGATAAGCTGTTTCAGCCTTTTGAACGGGCGCAGGACTCCACAAGCAGCAAGACGGTCGGAACAGGCCTTGGAATGGCGATCACCAAGAATATCGTGGATCTGATGGGTGGAGTTATTCATGTGGATAGTAAGCTGGGCGAGGGATCTGCTGTAACCGTTGTGATGCCTCTGCGGGTGCAGGATGTACAGCCGGAGGAGGTCCCCGGCGAGTGGGAGGGGGTACGCAGTCTCATAGTGGATGACGACAGGCAGAGCTGTGAGAGCGCAGCCATCCTTTTGGAAGATATGGGGCTTCGGGCACACTTTGTTACAGAGGCAGAGACCGCTGTCAGCCGGATCGTGGAGGCGAAAGATTCGCCGGACCCGTATGAGCTGGTCATCATGGATTGGAAGATGCCGGACATGAACGGGGTGGAAGCCACCCGGCGCATCCGGCATGAGGTGGGGGATGAAGTTCCCGTTATCATCTTAACAGCTTATGACTGGACGGAGATTGAAAACGAGGCAAGGGAGGCCGGTGTGACGGCATTTTTATCAAAACCGTTCTATCGTTCTAAAATCTGCTATCTGTTGAATGAATTAAGCGGAGAAAAGAAAGAGGGAAAGCAGATAGTCTTTTCCGACAAAAAAGATTATACTGGAAGACGGGTCCTGCTGGTGGAGGATAACGCCATGAACCGGGAGATTGCTCATGAACTGATCGGAGAGATGGGCCCTGAGGTGGAGGAAGCCTTCGATGGAGCGGAGGCGGTGAGGAAGATGTCTGATTCGGAAGAAGGTTATTATGATCTGATTTTCATGGATATCCAGATGCCGGTCATGGACGGATACGAAGCGGCAAAGGCCATCCGCAGGCTGAAACGGACGGATGCGGGAAAGATCCCTATCATTGCGATGACGGCCAATGCGTTTGAAGAGGATGTGAGAGCGGCTCTGCATGCTGGTATGGATGCTCATTTTGCAAAACCAATCGATATAGAGGAACTGAAAAAATTGCTGGATCAGTATCTGAAGAGCTGTGACAGAAAGAAGGCATGA
- a CDS encoding GntR family transcriptional regulator, translating to MGRQSEKINKSNGLCRLVYDYYETRIRFGFYKFGDSLPPISQICTVFHLGRATVRSALAMLEKEGYIRNEERKAAAVIFQADFSLFGENAAKYYVPRKEGILDFNESGRLLIVPLWERALQSWGEERWRQILQDLDAVISDDVPLTVKFYMNVLSTWDNQLILSLFWEGIRYLRFPYLSGRDEPRITVQELEGVLRKDSVSFLKQEFERSYNEMVQGLFSFIEQASVRYQLMDVEPVPFRWNIHRQPQIRHILASQIIREIMGGTYPVGSYLPSLPRMKERYGVSLTTVRRVLSLLETFGVTKSFQGKGTQVCMEPRELDLSRTEIRESLKLYRESLQLLAMTVRDVSLYTLGHTTEEKLTELQAGMSRIFRKKRSYLCFDVYLTFLIKECPLAMVRECYKKLAELVVWGCPFTLLQLRTENLDTIYSESAVRMAGYLEDRDLEAFSEEWRELLEREEKRCPPSAG from the coding sequence ATGGGGCGACAGAGTGAAAAAATCAATAAAAGCAATGGTCTGTGCAGACTTGTCTACGACTATTATGAGACGCGGATCCGTTTTGGATTTTATAAGTTCGGTGACAGCCTGCCGCCCATTTCTCAGATCTGTACGGTTTTTCATCTGGGACGCGCGACAGTCCGGTCTGCCCTGGCCATGCTGGAAAAGGAAGGGTATATCCGGAACGAGGAGAGAAAAGCGGCTGCAGTGATATTCCAGGCGGATTTCAGCCTGTTCGGGGAGAATGCCGCGAAATATTATGTGCCGCGGAAAGAAGGTATTCTGGATTTTAACGAGTCCGGGAGACTGCTGATCGTACCGTTATGGGAAAGGGCACTGCAAAGCTGGGGAGAAGAAAGATGGAGGCAGATCCTGCAGGATCTGGATGCGGTCATATCTGATGATGTGCCTCTTACAGTAAAATTTTATATGAACGTACTAAGCACATGGGATAACCAGCTGATTCTCAGCCTTTTTTGGGAGGGTATCCGATATCTGCGTTTTCCTTACTTATCCGGCAGAGACGAACCGAGAATTACCGTTCAGGAGCTGGAAGGAGTTCTGAGGAAAGATTCTGTATCGTTTTTGAAACAGGAGTTTGAAAGATCTTATAATGAGATGGTACAGGGCCTGTTCTCTTTTATAGAACAGGCTTCTGTGAGATATCAACTGATGGACGTGGAGCCGGTTCCGTTCCGCTGGAATATCCATAGGCAGCCACAGATACGGCATATTCTTGCTTCACAGATCATCCGGGAGATCATGGGCGGAACGTATCCTGTCGGCAGCTATCTTCCGTCTCTGCCTCGGATGAAGGAGAGGTATGGGGTGTCCCTGACCACGGTCCGGCGGGTACTAAGCCTTTTGGAGACCTTTGGCGTCACGAAATCCTTTCAAGGGAAGGGGACACAGGTCTGTATGGAGCCCCGCGAGCTGGATCTTTCCAGGACAGAAATCAGGGAAAGCCTGAAGCTGTATCGAGAAAGCCTGCAGCTTCTGGCAATGACGGTCCGGGACGTATCGCTGTATACCTTGGGACACACGACAGAGGAAAAATTGACGGAACTGCAGGCAGGCATGTCCCGGATCTTTCGGAAAAAGCGAAGTTATTTATGTTTTGACGTATATCTGACGTTTCTTATAAAGGAATGTCCTTTGGCAATGGTCCGGGAATGTTATAAAAAATTGGCGGAACTGGTGGTATGGGGATGTCCTTTTACGCTCTTGCAGCTGAGGACGGAAAATCTCGATACGATATATTCAGAATCGGCAGTACGGATGGCCGGGTATTTAGAAGACCGGGATCTCGAAGCTTTCTCCGAAGAATGGAGAGAGCTTTTGGAGCGGGAGGAGAAACGGTGTCCGCCATCTGCAGGATAG
- a CDS encoding ATP-binding protein: MKHIWNRTAKGIMVLLFIVLLLAAAAFPSMASEESKVLRVAFPQTKGYSMTTEDGEHYGIVVDALDEIAKYTGWKYEYIDANSEDLLERFEAGEFDLMGGQYYMDGFEEYFGYPEYNCGYSKLILLARKDDDRIKSYDFSSFNGKTIGVFERATENIRRLQIYLDLNDLDCTLKYYNYDQLMETGSLKQFLENGEVDLLLGNSADSGDPFYIAASFDSQPHYIVTAPGNQEILDGLNMALEKIYEADPNFAKKIYEANFPEAANLNAGISKEEKEYISQKGTVTVAVPKEWHPLFCLNNDDSHNGFVPDILEKISDYSGLQFTYLYCDSYDKALEMLQRGEADIQAFFLGSDEDAIEEDLALTASYVELDSILVRNKESSYPAEGLTGAILKGQKMPQNIVADNVIEYSNMTEALSDVNRGKVDFFYGVSSRLESIIQANNFTNLMQVNLINDIQDICFALKSPAEPELLSILNKSINTISSEEKAAIGSRNLISIGESHMTLLNIVYANPALAVGVVATVLILLLIVVIIISRSRLHAATMRAELAKAEADNRAKSEFLSRMSHEIRTPMNAIVGLTDLMGMTEGLPEKAKDNLVKIKSSTRYLLRLINDILDMSRIESGKMSIARESFSLHAILDEIEDMMKQEASGKGLRFCLQKEIQDDALVGDAIRLRQVMLNLLSNAFKFTPAGGTVLLRITENVSTDQEAAFTIRVIDTGIGIAAEEQQRIFKSFEQLGSNYSMSQGTGLGLAISKSIVQLMGSELCLKSEPGKGSEFYFTFTLQKGCLSEEQTAGLEAGTETLGGIKILLAEDNDLNAEIAEELLRAKGAEVRRAENGKEALEVFEKSRPGEYLVILMDIQMPEMNGLEAAAAVRRLQRPDAGTIPIIAMTANAFKEDKDSAIEAGMTGFIPKPIDVNVLYRELHQVLKKGTDGKEGY; this comes from the coding sequence ATGAAACATATATGGAATCGGACGGCAAAAGGTATCATGGTCTTATTGTTCATAGTGCTGCTTCTGGCGGCGGCAGCCTTCCCCAGCATGGCGTCGGAAGAATCCAAGGTGCTGCGTGTGGCATTTCCGCAGACTAAGGGGTATTCCATGACCACGGAGGATGGGGAACACTATGGGATTGTGGTCGATGCCCTTGACGAGATAGCCAAGTATACCGGATGGAAATATGAGTATATTGACGCAAATAGTGAGGATCTGCTGGAGCGTTTTGAAGCCGGTGAATTTGATCTGATGGGCGGCCAGTACTATATGGACGGATTTGAAGAATATTTCGGATATCCAGAGTATAACTGCGGATATAGTAAATTGATCCTGCTGGCGAGAAAAGATGATGACAGGATCAAAAGCTATGATTTCAGCTCCTTTAACGGCAAGACCATTGGGGTATTTGAACGGGCCACGGAGAATATCCGCAGGCTTCAGATATACCTGGATCTCAATGATCTGGACTGTACGCTTAAATACTATAATTATGACCAGCTGATGGAGACGGGAAGCCTGAAGCAATTTTTGGAAAACGGTGAGGTGGACCTTTTGTTGGGCAACAGCGCAGATTCCGGTGACCCGTTCTATATAGCTGCTTCTTTCGATTCTCAGCCTCATTATATCGTCACTGCGCCGGGCAACCAGGAGATTTTGGACGGATTGAACATGGCCCTGGAAAAGATTTATGAGGCGGATCCAAATTTTGCAAAAAAAATTTACGAAGCGAATTTTCCAGAAGCCGCAAATCTCAATGCGGGTATCAGCAAAGAGGAAAAGGAATATATCTCCCAAAAAGGAACGGTGACGGTTGCGGTCCCGAAAGAATGGCATCCGCTTTTCTGCCTTAATAACGATGACAGCCATAATGGTTTCGTTCCGGATATTCTGGAGAAGATATCCGATTATTCCGGGCTGCAGTTCACCTATCTGTACTGCGACAGTTATGATAAGGCTCTTGAAATGCTGCAGCGGGGAGAAGCCGACATTCAGGCATTTTTCCTGGGCTCCGATGAAGACGCCATAGAAGAGGACCTGGCGCTGACGGCATCCTATGTGGAGCTGGATTCTATTTTAGTGAGGAACAAAGAATCCAGTTATCCGGCGGAAGGCCTGACAGGAGCCATTTTAAAAGGACAGAAAATGCCGCAGAATATCGTGGCGGACAATGTGATAGAGTATTCGAATATGACAGAGGCGTTGTCGGACGTCAATCGGGGAAAGGTGGACTTTTTCTATGGCGTCTCAAGCCGCCTCGAGAGCATCATCCAGGCAAATAATTTCACAAACCTGATGCAGGTGAACCTAATCAACGATATTCAGGATATCTGCTTTGCGCTGAAAAGCCCGGCGGAGCCGGAGCTGCTCTCCATCCTGAACAAGTCCATCAACACTATTTCCAGCGAAGAGAAGGCAGCGATCGGCAGCCGGAATTTGATATCGATCGGGGAATCTCATATGACGCTTCTCAACATCGTGTATGCCAATCCGGCGCTGGCAGTGGGAGTGGTTGCCACGGTCCTTATCCTTCTGCTGATTGTGGTGATCATCATCAGCCGGTCCCGCCTTCATGCCGCCACCATGCGGGCTGAATTGGCAAAGGCAGAGGCGGATAACCGGGCAAAGAGTGAATTTCTGTCCCGAATGAGCCACGAGATCCGGACGCCGATGAACGCCATTGTAGGGCTTACGGATTTGATGGGGATGACAGAAGGACTGCCGGAAAAGGCGAAAGATAATCTTGTAAAAATAAAATCCTCTACCCGATATCTCCTTCGCCTGATCAATGATATCCTGGACATGAGCCGGATTGAAAGCGGGAAGATGTCAATAGCCAGGGAATCCTTCTCACTTCATGCCATATTGGATGAGATAGAGGACATGATGAAACAGGAGGCCTCCGGAAAAGGGCTCAGATTTTGTCTGCAAAAAGAGATACAGGACGATGCGCTGGTGGGTGATGCCATCCGCCTGCGTCAGGTGATGCTCAACCTGCTTTCCAACGCGTTTAAATTTACCCCGGCCGGAGGCACAGTCTTGCTTCGGATCACAGAAAATGTTTCAACGGATCAAGAGGCTGCTTTTACCATACGGGTCATCGATACAGGGATTGGGATTGCCGCAGAGGAGCAGCAGCGTATTTTCAAGAGCTTTGAACAGCTTGGTTCAAATTATTCCATGAGTCAGGGGACCGGACTCGGCCTGGCCATCAGCAAAAGCATCGTCCAGCTGATGGGGAGCGAGCTTTGTCTCAAGAGCGAGCCCGGGAAGGGAAGCGAATTCTATTTTACGTTTACACTTCAGAAAGGGTGCTTGTCGGAAGAACAGACAGCAGGGCTGGAGGCCGGAACAGAGACACTCGGGGGAATCAAGATCCTGCTGGCAGAGGATAACGACCTGAACGCGGAGATTGCGGAAGAGCTGCTCCGTGCCAAAGGAGCAGAGGTAAGACGGGCAGAGAACGGAAAAGAAGCACTGGAGGTGTTTGAGAAGAGCCGCCCAGGAGAATATCTTGTGATTCTTATGGACATCCAGATGCCGGAGATGAACGGGCTGGAGGCAGCGGCGGCTGTCCGCAGGCTGCAGCGGCCGGACGCGGGAACCATCCCGATCATCGCAATGACGGCAAATGCCTTTAAGGAGGACAAGGATTCTGCAATAGAGGCAGGAATGACCGGATTCATCCCGAAGCCCATTGATGTAAATGTTCTGTACCGGGAGCTGCATCAAGTGCTGAAAAAGGGAACGGACGGAAAAGAAGGATATTGA
- a CDS encoding alkaline phosphatase, translated as MKKKLTKIAAMTMAVGMAMTSLIGCGPSDAAASGATGAAQVTTAAESTAETVNTQKQQTESGIPKYIFLFIGDGMSYPQIQSAAYYMGTAGSSGGVETDELSFMDFPVAGSAQTFDSTSFCPDSASTATSIATGNKTYSGVINMDTSLTVPYETMAEKLKEQMGYKIGILSTVNLNHATPAAFYAHQDSRNNYYEIGQELIDSGFDYFAGGALLKDTGADKDKTSIYDLAAEAGYKVIKTEAEAEALTSEDGKAIVIAEQLADADAMNYQVDVKDDQMVLADYVEKGIEVLDNDNGFFMMVEGGKIDWACHANDAGSSIGDVTALDAAVEKAIEFYEEHPDETLILVTGDHETGGLTIGFAGTNYDTYMTNLGNQKISYAKFDEEYVAKYKEEKTDFDTVLADVKELFGLMKAGDPDASEDSALVLTDYELQRLETAYNRTLEVGAAKQDEMSQEEYVLYGTYEPLSVTITHILNNKSGIAFTSYSHTGLPVPVFAQGAGCELFEGYYDNTDIYNKIASLTGIE; from the coding sequence ATGAAAAAGAAATTGACAAAGATTGCCGCCATGACAATGGCTGTGGGGATGGCCATGACATCCCTGATAGGCTGCGGACCGTCTGATGCGGCCGCATCGGGCGCGACCGGGGCGGCTCAAGTGACTACAGCCGCGGAGAGCACTGCGGAAACAGTAAATACTCAGAAACAGCAGACAGAGTCCGGAATACCTAAATATATCTTTTTGTTTATCGGAGACGGGATGAGCTATCCTCAGATACAGTCTGCCGCATATTATATGGGAACCGCGGGAAGTTCAGGAGGGGTGGAAACGGACGAACTCTCCTTTATGGATTTTCCGGTGGCAGGCTCCGCACAGACCTTTGACAGCACTTCGTTCTGCCCTGATTCCGCTTCAACAGCGACCTCGATCGCCACAGGAAACAAGACATACAGCGGAGTCATTAATATGGACACGTCACTGACTGTTCCCTATGAAACGATGGCAGAAAAACTGAAGGAGCAGATGGGATATAAGATTGGCATTCTTTCTACCGTGAACTTAAATCATGCGACTCCCGCCGCTTTTTATGCTCATCAGGATTCCAGGAACAACTACTATGAGATTGGCCAGGAACTTATCGACAGTGGGTTTGATTATTTTGCAGGCGGCGCTCTGCTGAAGGACACAGGCGCTGACAAAGACAAGACCAGCATTTATGATCTGGCAGCGGAAGCCGGGTATAAAGTGATTAAGACAGAAGCAGAGGCGGAGGCGCTGACCAGTGAAGATGGCAAAGCAATTGTCATCGCGGAACAGTTGGCAGACGCGGATGCCATGAATTATCAGGTTGACGTGAAAGACGATCAGATGGTTCTGGCTGACTATGTGGAGAAAGGAATTGAAGTTCTGGATAATGACAACGGGTTTTTCATGATGGTGGAAGGCGGAAAGATTGACTGGGCCTGTCATGCCAATGATGCCGGATCCAGCATTGGGGATGTGACTGCTCTGGACGCGGCGGTGGAGAAAGCCATTGAGTTTTATGAGGAACATCCCGATGAAACTCTGATTCTGGTAACGGGGGATCATGAGACAGGCGGTCTGACTATTGGATTTGCGGGCACCAATTATGATACCTATATGACGAACCTGGGCAATCAGAAGATTTCCTACGCGAAATTTGACGAGGAATATGTCGCGAAGTATAAAGAAGAGAAGACAGATTTTGATACAGTCCTTGCAGATGTGAAGGAGCTGTTCGGTCTGATGAAGGCGGGTGATCCTGATGCGTCGGAGGATTCTGCTCTTGTGCTGACAGATTACGAGCTTCAGAGACTGGAGACGGCATATAACAGGACACTGGAGGTGGGCGCCGCAAAACAGGACGAGATGAGCCAGGAGGAATATGTTCTTTACGGTACCTATGAGCCGCTCTCTGTGACGATTACTCATATTCTCAATAATAAGTCCGGCATTGCGTTTACCTCTTATTCTCACACAGGACTTCCTGTGCCGGTATTTGCCCAGGGTGCCGGCTGCGAACTGTTTGAAGGTTACTACGACAATACCGATATTTATAATAAGATCGCATCTCTCACCGGAATTGAGTGA